cagacaacatgctgtctgattcgcagatcttacttacgaaaataaaaataaattattaactgtttcgctAATTTAGTGCAGTTTTCAATCATTCTTCGATCAAACTTCATCCATCACCCATCACCCACAAACTCACATCATCCGGTTCAACcaccacttgataactccttcataaaaaagagacagcaAACCTTCCGCAGaggaaggacaacaaacctttcacaaagaaaggacaaaataaaacatttaaaaaaaacaaaacaatgaaaaataaataaacctaatatagctcataaacgatttcattttgttgttgatgatctttaacgaagcgcaattcaaaCAATATAGTTAGTACATAGTATTTCACCTTCTCAATAATTGGTtaatatctattttatttaggcttaccaaaaaatatcaaaactttgCAAGTTTTGTCTGTTACattcaaacctttaaaaatccgCTCATTTAACCCATTTTAGCATACCTTTTCTAGCTAATTTTTTAGCATATTTGGTACCTTTTCTAGCTATTTTTTGAATCAAAACATGCCTTCCATGTCACCTCCAACTTAGCGAATTGCTGATGTAGCAACACTATTAAAACCAAATCACATAACAAACCACataataaccaaatcaaactcaatctttaaattaaattaattagttatattattgtaaaatttatatatatgtaaaaataattaatatttcttaattaactaattaaaattgttgtaaaattctaattaatttaatttaaaattctatttaatttaattaaaaatcttaatttatCTCGATACTTCATTTTTATTCCAAAATAAAATCTATCTTGAAATTTTAGACTCCGCTATTCTCCAGTCTCACTGCTACCCACTAGCACTGTGGCCACCGTCGTCCTTTCCCACTTCGGCTGATCACCACTATTTGTCTTCTTCAAGGCAAGATCTGCTCATCATCTCCATTAAtggaaaaaacaaaatttggGTGGTCGGCCAAAGTGGGAAAGAGGGAAGGCGGCGGTGGCCGAAGGGCGAAAGGGCGGCGATAGAAATGGAGATAGCgaaatctaaaattttgaatgaAATTTATCTCAGATTAAAAATAAAGTCTCAAGATAAGTTAAGGTTtacttaaataaaatagaatttcaaattagttttaataaattcattaaatatatttgatttaattaaattaaattaattaggtttttaaattaattttaattttagttaattaagaaatattagttatttttaaatatatttgaattttatttatgaaattaactaattaatttgattttaacattgagtTTGATTTCGGCTTATTTATTATGTTGTTTGTCATGTGATTTGATTGGATGAGGAGTGTCGCCGCGTTAGTAATTTGCTGAGTTGGCAGCGAACATGTTGACAAAAAGTTGATTCGATTCaaaaaatggctataaaaggTACCAAATGTGCTAAATGAACTAGATGAGCcgatttttaaagatttggatatATCTGACAAAACTCGCaaaggtttgatatttttttggtaaataggCCTTTTATTTAATAGTTGCTATTAAGTACTCCtttccgtcccaaattgataaaCACTATTTCAAATtcctttgtcttaaattataggCACTAGATATTCATTTTAtaaagtaatttttaaatatatccttattaattatagataatatcttggaaaaacaacaaaaattaaagaaagataaaagtttttgatatattaaatgagggcaAGGATAGTATTTCTTCATACATTAGCTCATTTTAATTAgataacctaaattttttaatatccaTGTTTGTCCTAAACTATCTATCAATTTAGGACGGAATGAGtattattttagataaaatataaaaagtttttatgTAGATCTAATGTAGTCCGGAGAGTTCGATCCAACTTTTAGACTTGTAGAGAGTTTTAGAGAATTTCAGATTTGATTTAAGCAGataattttaaagtattttatAAGATTTCGGAATGTAACTTCCTGCAAATCCAAGAAATTGTGCGGTACATAACAATATATTGAGAACTTTACCGGAGCCAATTGATACAGTATTTAATGTTCAGACTTTAGTTTCGGAGCGTGCAAAAGTTAGGATCTTTTTGTGTAATGTTGAGAAATGTTGCTTACTGCAATATTAATCTCTTGTTATTTGTAGCTTTCTTCCTTTGCAGTTTTGTGTTTATCATATAGCCTATTGGCAGCaagatgttatttttttttaacaatgcTCTAGCAAGAAAATGGCTAGCAAATAGCAATTAATCCAATGGTCCACATTTAAATGTACTAGCATAATATTGAGATTTGTGAAATCTTAATTGAAGTAATaagcaattttttttactaatcaCCGCGAAAGTTGTTACACATTCATTAGCGGAAAAATATGATTGTGCCAGTCTGCCTAAAGCAATAGGCAAGATCCCCACAATGCACCTATTGCAAATCAAGCTAAACATCTATTACTATCTTCATTGATGGAAGAGTATCGTCGCTCACTGAAGTAACACGCAAAATCGAAGCTCGCTGCAGAGCTATGGCAAATGGTTGGAAGTCTATTAATTCAGTCTATTTTTTTTCCCACTTTTGTTGATAAAGAAAAGTAGGCAAATTCAAATTCAAGGCATGTGATAACTGAGGTAATAGAATCAGGTTTCCGTGTAAAATTAGGTTTGGTTGTCCCAAAATAAACCAACACAATAAACTCTCATGTGGACCGTAAGATACCAAAGACAGCATCAAAGAATAAAAGATGTCGACAGACAGTTGCAATATACCATTCAAAAGTAGTtacaaaagattaaaaagaaactATAAATACATTgctattaatttctatataattctattgataatcaaatattaatccATACTATGCATACAAATAGGGCTGTCAAAATGGATTGGCGGGTCGTGTTTGTGTCGAGAAAACTAGAGTAAAATGCGGGGTAAAAAAACAGAACACAAAAATTGACCACCCAAAACcattaattatttcaaaattagTCACCCATTGTTGTTCTTCATCAATTTGAGACGTTGAACTGACCGAACGAAGCTCCTGCAAATTCAAGAACAATCAAAACTATTAgtaaactttcaaaaaaaagaaatcttttataattaattaaacaaatgtAATGATTAAACTAACCTCCAAGAAATATCATCAGCAAGTAGCCAGTCACCTTCTCTGTCTTGATAAGCTAATTTAAAGGTAGTTGAATTTTCTTGACCTGTTCaagaacataaaatcaaaattaaatcttgaaatgaactaattaattatacatataatctcagttttttaaaagaattgcTTACATATTCCAAACATGGCAAACAATGTTTGTTTGAGTTGTTGAAATGAAGTAAAAAGAGTTAAGTCAATTTTCCTGGCTATAGCTACTCCATCCATCTTCACCTTCACGTAATTTGATTGCCTACCGTAACAATCTGCACAACCATTCTCCACCGTCCGATAATTCTCCATCCTACGGATTCTCTTTCTCCTGTGCTTAATTGGTGGCCATCCTACAATGCCATCATCACTATCTTCTTCCTCATTTCTGCTTTACACAATCagaaaaaaattgtcaattaatCTTCAAAATTACAAGAAGTTGGCACATCAGTTTAATTCGACTTGAGTACTTATAATATGGTACCATTTTTGATATAGattaaagatttaatattaGATTAAATcgagttaaatttttttacggctatcatatttttacaaaataactaattttttttataaaaagattatcaaattataaaaagtcaTAAAAtggttattaaataataatttttatttttcaaaaaattagttATTGAATTATAGctttttataaaatagtaaaattacATATGCGGACGAAGCAACGATGTATAGCCAGACAGCAAGtcggtaaatattttataaaaaagttataattcaaTAACCATTTTTATAACCTTTTATAATtcgttaattattttataaaaattataatgcaGTAaccttatataatttttaataatttgataatgGTTATTAAACGCGAGAAATGAATGAGAAAAATGGAATTGCACCAAAGAAGAGTACGTACTTGTTAAAGGCAAAAGATGATCCGTTGTGTTGAGAATCCTGATCATCATCGTCATTTGGGGGATTATTCCAAAGCAAAAGAGGCAAAGTTAGAGGTATATCATCTCTAGAACGCTTACTGTTCTTGTTCTTGTTGCTGCTGATAGACTCATCAGTACTACTGCTACATGGTTCAGTGAAGGAGTCCAATTGAAAGCAGCTAGCtcggcggcggcggtggtggttgAGTTGGCCGGAGCCAGAAACTTGCTTAGGCTGATAAACgtagctatttaagtcgaaaCCAAAAACGGTATTGGTTGGAAGAGCAAGACCCAGTTGAAGCTCCATCAGTTCATGCAATAGCCAAATCagatgaaaattgaaaattgagagAAGGCAGAAAAGAAGAGATGAAGGAGAAGAAAAGGGTATTGTTTGAATTTGAGTGCAATGGGTTCTTTTGATAGTTAGAGATGCGTTTAGGGTGGAAAGTGAGAATATATAGTAGAGAAGAAGGGAGGGGACAGGGTGTAGGGAAGAGATGGTAAAGTGTCGGAATCAGTGCTAAGCTTTTGGGCGACCCAGTTGCCCCTCTTTTGCTCCTTTTTTTGGGACCTTTTTCTTCTTtccaattttttgttttgttttcggTACCACGCGCATCTCATGCTCTATTCATATCCACCTGCATTTAACTTCACCAATATTATCAATCATTTCATTTTCTCTTTAAAATATCTCATCATTGCTCTTCTTCTTCAAAATTCCACCCCCTCCCGTATTCTTTTTCCCttcatataaatattttctttttataattgaaaacaaGAAAATTTAAACCAACGACCTAATAATTAGCTGTCCAgcattttatgcaatttaaaatataatttatttggtcttttatattttctttatatccgaattttttattttcttaactaatttttgtaaaaattactaaaatattacACATTGAATGtaatatgaaaatataaataaaaaaattaatttttctaaataacgTACAAAGAGATTCTTTTCAATAAAATGGCCcaaaaaatgtatttatttttttagatgtataatatttaataaacaattaataaaaaaattaaaaattaattttgttctATGTCAGCTAATCattagttttattaattaataattaataaaattttaaatatattataatattgttttttttaatccgtataaaaataaataaaaattttaaaataaaacggTGAGAATATAATTCATTGGTGGCCCATGTATGTTTAACAATatcaaatttttcatatttttctctctttttcgaagttatggttttgataaaaaaagttatGGTAGAAAAAGTACACGCGTCATAATAGGCGCGTGGAAAATGTTGGATGCAAAggtctttcaattttgtcctaGTGTAGGACCCAAGATGTTCACAGACTCAAATTTCATAAAGATAGCAAGtaaatgaaaattttgattttcatgAAGAGATTAAAAAAAGTATGGGTCCCATTAAGTAAATGCAATGTTTTCATGGCGGACACGTATTCTTATAACTCTTCCTTAACATCTAGACATGTCTGCTTTGCTTGCTTGCTACTAACTTTTATTAAGCAATACACGTAGGTACTTTGTTTCGGTTTCCATCTACTAAGTAGCATCGTATAATATATTACACTATATTccattttattttcctttttcttgatttaagcataatttaaaacatatgacatcatatattttaactttttattttgaagCTAAATGCATTGTGTAGTATTTAGTCATTCACACGGCAAAAAAAACGCATAAAAAACATAAATCGGacagtaaaataaaaaatttaaaaagattgaATTACAAAGTGGGATGTCTTCAAATTGTATTTCAACcgaaaaaaacactaaaaatagagGAGATGGATATACTCCCACcgtcatattttattttacaaaatttaaagttttagtgTCTTATTTTAAAtgacaaaattaatattttctccggttcataatatttgtcgtattTGACCGTTTcacatgaattaaaaaaataataaatttatcttgATTTATATACACTTTCAAATTATCCATATTAATTACTGCTATTTTTAAGTTTGATTAGTTTTTTTAGTCATACTAAGCCATTTATTGATAAAGACAAATTTAAAAAGAcagtaataaatatatttttaatactaacaAATATTTTGTAGCAAAGAAAATTCTAAATGCAGAAAATATTATGTACTGAAGAGAGTATAactgtaatttttaaattttgaattttcatctttatcttgagaattaattttttttttggagaaaTGATGAGTATTTATTGCAACTTTAAAATTCAACTACTATGTTTTGACTAATTTTACATATAATGAGTTTATGTAATTTATTATACAGAGTAATGCTATCTAActctcttttttaatttattttttaatccacCTGACATGGTAATAAAAGAGTTGATGGATTAGAAGTTGGTTATTGagatatacatttttaaaagaaaattgaacGAATGAACTAATGCTACATAAGGAGGGTTATAAAAAGTGAATTAAAATAGTGAGttataaaacatttgttttacgAACCACagttttttttgaattttatgattACTTTATAATAAACACAATTTAACATGACAGTCGaggaatataaaattaattttgtacatcatttattaatttgttttagttattttaatataattattttgtcataTAAGATGCGACTGAAGAAGTCATATTCTAACATGGATAAAACTCTTAACACTAACTTCATAAATTAGGTTTAAGATTTAGGATCCTCTCTATCACGATTAACTCATTTAAACTCTTCTTTAGAAAATAATTCAAGTTAACTTCACATAATCAATATgcactatttattttataataaaacgTACAAATTAATTGAACATAATTAACTATCTTAaatcaatttgaataaattgCAAATCTATACATTACCATATAAATAGTTGGTATTATCTATAGGCAAAACCTATAAATGATTATTAATCATTTTACACTtaataaatacatatatatacatagatatatgtatgtatatatatatatatatatacatatatatatatatatacatatatattatgaataaaGTGACACTATAAATCTTTTGTCATCGGTAAGTgtataaaaattgaatcaaaatgtACAACCATTAGCTTTAGTTCAGTTTAATCCTATAAAGATAATAGTTTTTTAATTGGATTTTGTtgtaaaatataagtaaaacaACTGTAGTAAAGTTTtagtacaaaatcaacttaaCCGACTAGTTGTTTAGTTTGattcaaattcatttattaattaattttgatttaagtttaaaaatattatcctCCGTTGTCGATATTTCCGGAGGGCTTGGTCTTTTATATTGGAGTTGGCTAATATTACTTGGGTTGTTCCCGAATCTTTTGATGGATTCTTTTTCCAATGGTATTttcttgtaaaaaaaaaatatcgttCTCTTTGACAGTTGATTTGGTTTTTCAGTATTTGGGATGTTATGGAAGGCGAGAAACAGGAGCATTTTTCAAGAGGATTTGATGAATTTTAAGTCTCTTGTTTACAGCATTATTTGCAAGGCAGTGGAGTTTTTTAAAGCTCATAATAGTGGTTTTAGTTATTTTGTTAATGATGTGTTTATAAATCTTGTTTTCATTTGTCAGGTTCAACTAGTTTGTAATTctttttaaggttttttttgCCATCCATCTTATGAATGTGCTAATAAAATcatcatttaccaaaaaaaaaagtttaagaatatttaaatattaattcgGTTTGATTCAAATGCACTCTTAGTCATTAGAATGTAGATATAAAATTACACatgcataattttaaaaatatattattcaaattgatactaAAATCACTTcagaaactttttttttgaattcatcaaatttcattaaatcgaatatgaaacagttacatttgtaagaaattcgggataattcAAAAAcgaaacccgatgacctgacatggaacagacaacatgctgtctgattcgcagatcttacttacgaaaacaaaaattaattattaactgtttcgctAATTAAGTGCAGTTTTCAATCAATGTTCGATCAAACTTCATCCATCACCCatcacccgcaaactcacaTCATCCGGTTCAACcaccacttgataactccttcataaaaaagagacagcaAACCTTCCACAGCggaaggacaacaaacctttcacaaagaaaggacaaaataaaacattcaaaaaaaaacaaaacaatgaaaaataaataaacctaatatagctcataaacgatttcattttgttgtcgatgattttcaatttatctccgctttttgataattgaattgcgcttcgttgaTAAATCTTAATCTATTaagaaaaaatggaaaagaattgactatttattatatttatgaaattaaattaacatatgtaaagggatggctaccgtcaacagtaaaatcaaaccattgacggctgccggagaaaaaacaacaaaaaaactctagacggctagggtttgcgTTGAGATAAAAGAGAGGTTTAGGCTTTGAGAGAAAATAGAGGTTTTACTTCAGAAACTTGTTACTTGAGTTCCAAAATTATtcacaattttaataataaaattggtGAGACAATTTAAAATAGAACGTGgctatattaaataataaaatgtggGCAGTAACTTATACTAGTAGTATTTTACAATTTGATTCTCTTTGTCTCATATAATATTTGAGTTACCAAGCAACTAACTACAAAAATGTTCTCATGTCTTTCCTACAAGGAGAAAGAAATGACATAATATAATCAATTAAACAAACTACAAAATCCAAAAAcaacacaattttataaacatgtATGTTCCCTAAGTGATTTGTTTGGGTTatgtttggttcggttccttaataaaataatactaatgTATCCTTTTGTACTATACAAGTGTTTGAAGAATTAGATTAGTCTGTccaatatttttcaaaacaaaaataaatgaattagcTGGTTCAGCTGATCCGAATGCAagctttaatttgaaattttctaaaaataaaaaatatcattcaatcaatttaaaccgattgaaccaaaaaaaataGCAACAGCTTTTTCATACATTTGATTatagattatttaaaaaaaaaaaaaaaagctcatGTATAAAGATATAATCATATTCTGATTATTCTAATTAAGAGTCTTATAGTGGTGTagcaagaaaaattaaaatagaaaattctACTTGACgatttttttacattaatcAAAATAGAGACTAGAATCAATATTTTTTCTCTAAAAAGATTTACACCTCCGACCAGAACGAAAGTATGGCTATGTTTGTGCATAAATCTGTATATATAGTTAAATCGATTAACAGTAAATCGATAGCCATATGCCGATTCGGTATTTAAAAAAGACTGCTATAAACTATATAGTTGCAATAAATTAATGGAACATAGATAGTAGTAGTAGTAGCAAATTTGAATCCTAAAACAAGATATCCTCTCCACAGCTTGATTGTCACGATAAGGTTCA
This region of Mercurialis annua linkage group LG1-X, ddMerAnnu1.2, whole genome shotgun sequence genomic DNA includes:
- the LOC126673926 gene encoding auxin-responsive protein IAA20-like isoform X1; this encodes MELQLGLALPTNTVFGFDLNSYVYQPKQVSGSGQLNHHRRRRASCFQLDSFTEPCSSSTDESISSNKNKNSKRSRDDIPLTLPLLLWNNPPNDDDDQDSQHNGSSFAFNNRNEEEDSDDGIVGWPPIKHRRKRIRRMENYRTVENGCADCYGRQSNYVKVKMDGVAIARKIDLTLFTSFQQLKQTLFAMFGICQENSTTFKLAYQDREGDWLLADDISWRSFVRSVQRLKLMKNNNG
- the LOC126673926 gene encoding auxin-responsive protein IAA20-like isoform X2 — encoded protein: MELQLGLALPTNTVFGFDLNSYVYQPKQVSGSGQLNHHRRRRASCFQLDSFTEPCSSSTDESISSNKNKNSKRSRDDIPLTLPLLLWNNPPNDDDDQDSQHNGSSFAFNKNEEEDSDDGIVGWPPIKHRRKRIRRMENYRTVENGCADCYGRQSNYVKVKMDGVAIARKIDLTLFTSFQQLKQTLFAMFGICQENSTTFKLAYQDREGDWLLADDISWRSFVRSVQRLKLMKNNNG